A genomic stretch from Deinococcus radiotolerans includes:
- the gcvH gene encoding glycine cleavage system protein GcvH — translation MTTTPTELKYAASHEWLAADGTVGITDFAQEQLGDVVYVELPEVGRVVEAGETIAVVESVKTASDIYAPASGTIVAVNDALSGTPELVNSAPYEGGWLFKLDVTGEGDLMDAAAYEAANN, via the coding sequence ATGACCACCACCCCCACCGAACTGAAGTACGCCGCCTCCCACGAATGGCTCGCCGCTGATGGCACCGTCGGCATCACCGACTTCGCGCAGGAGCAGCTGGGCGACGTCGTGTACGTCGAACTGCCCGAAGTGGGCCGCGTCGTCGAGGCCGGCGAGACCATCGCCGTCGTCGAGAGCGTCAAGACCGCCTCTGACATCTACGCGCCCGCCAGCGGCACCATCGTCGCCGTGAACGACGCCCTGAGCGGCACCCCCGAACTCGTGAACAGCGCCCCCTACGAGGGCGGCTGGCTGTTCAAACTCGACGTGACCGGCGAGGGCGACCTGATGGACGCCGCCGCGTACGAAGCCGCGAACAACTGA
- the gcvP gene encoding aminomethyl-transferring glycine dehydrogenase: protein MTRSLTDLLQTADFLDRHVGPTAAEQAAMLAELGVGSLDELSDTTLPESIRFTGDLNVGGPVTEAQALADLKAVAAKNKVFRSYIGMGYSGTHTPGVILRNMLENPGWYTAYTPYQAEISQGRLEMLLNFQQAIMDLTAMPVCNASLLDEATAAAEAMTLAKRAGKSKGSTLYVAQDVHPQTIDVIRTRAEYFGYDIVTGPADAELPEGTFAALVQTPGTYGDLHDLSPIAERVHASGGLLIAATDLLASALVKPVGEMGADIVIGSAQRFGVPMGFGGPHAAFLACRSDFQRSMPGRVIGVSKDVTGRPALRMAMQTREQHIRREKATSNICTAQALLANMAAAYAVYHGPEGIRTIAERTHRLTGILAAALHEGGFVVSESFFDTISFHGDVDAIQARAEAKGINLRYHRSEGRGSDENRVSVSLDETVTVADLADIIEVITGKAADVLALDGQAVDGIPADLKRTSEYLSHPVFNTHHSEHGMLRYLKSLENKDYSLTHGMIPLGSCTMKLNATTEMIPVTWPEFGQLHPFAPADQTEGYAEMLAELEAWLADITGYDAVSLQPNSGAQGEYAGLLVIRKYHESRGEAHRTICLIPASAHGTNPASAAMMGMQVVVVKTDADGNIDMDDLKAQAEKHSENLGALMITYPSTHGVYEERVTEACELIHQHGGQVYLDGANMNAQVGLTKPGLIGSDVSHLNLHKTFAIPHGGGGPGMGPIGVKAHLAPFLPNHAVRPTSDSSTGAVSAAPYGSASILPISYLYIRLLGARGLKVATQVALLNANYIAHHLKGAFPVLYTGRNDRVAHECIIDLRPLKAASGISEEDVAKRLMDYGFHAPTMSFPVPGTLMIEPTESEPKAELDRFIQAMLGIRREIQDVQDDLITAADSPLKHAPHTQADLIDMDWNRAYSRETAAYPTSTQKQWKYWPSVNRVDNVYGDRNFVCSCPPVEDWVEV from the coding sequence ATGACCCGTTCCCTGACTGATCTGCTTCAGACCGCTGATTTCCTTGACCGTCACGTCGGCCCGACCGCCGCCGAGCAGGCCGCCATGCTCGCCGAACTGGGCGTGGGCAGCCTGGATGAACTGAGCGACACGACCCTGCCCGAAAGCATCCGCTTCACGGGTGACCTGAACGTGGGCGGCCCGGTCACGGAAGCGCAGGCGCTGGCCGACCTGAAGGCGGTCGCGGCGAAGAACAAGGTGTTCCGCAGTTACATCGGCATGGGGTACAGCGGCACGCACACGCCGGGCGTGATCCTGCGGAACATGCTGGAGAACCCCGGCTGGTACACCGCGTACACGCCGTACCAGGCGGAGATCAGCCAGGGTCGCCTGGAGATGCTGCTGAACTTCCAGCAGGCGATCATGGACCTGACCGCCATGCCCGTCTGCAACGCCAGCCTGCTGGACGAGGCGACCGCCGCCGCCGAGGCCATGACCCTCGCCAAGCGGGCGGGCAAGAGCAAAGGCAGCACGCTGTACGTCGCGCAGGACGTGCACCCGCAGACCATCGACGTGATCCGCACCCGCGCAGAGTACTTCGGGTACGACATCGTCACCGGACCCGCCGACGCCGAACTGCCCGAAGGCACCTTCGCGGCGCTCGTGCAGACGCCCGGCACGTACGGCGACCTGCACGACCTCTCCCCCATCGCCGAGCGCGTCCACGCCAGCGGCGGGCTGCTGATCGCCGCGACCGACCTCCTCGCCAGTGCCCTCGTGAAACCCGTGGGTGAGATGGGCGCGGACATCGTGATCGGCAGCGCGCAGCGCTTCGGCGTCCCCATGGGCTTCGGCGGGCCGCACGCGGCGTTCCTGGCGTGCCGCAGCGACTTCCAGCGCAGCATGCCCGGCCGCGTGATCGGCGTCAGCAAGGACGTCACGGGCCGCCCCGCGCTGCGCATGGCGATGCAGACGCGCGAGCAGCACATCCGCCGCGAGAAGGCCACCAGCAACATCTGCACCGCGCAGGCCCTCCTGGCGAACATGGCCGCCGCGTACGCCGTCTACCACGGCCCCGAAGGCATCCGCACCATTGCCGAGCGCACGCACCGCCTGACCGGCATCCTGGCCGCCGCGCTGCACGAGGGTGGGTTCGTCGTGAGCGAGTCGTTCTTCGACACCATCAGCTTCCACGGTGACGTGGACGCCATCCAGGCACGTGCCGAGGCGAAAGGCATCAACCTCCGCTACCACCGCTCCGAGGGTCGCGGCAGTGACGAGAACCGCGTCAGCGTCAGCCTGGACGAGACCGTCACCGTGGCCGACCTCGCGGACATCATCGAGGTCATCACGGGCAAAGCTGCCGACGTGCTGGCCCTGGACGGGCAGGCCGTGGACGGCATTCCCGCCGACCTGAAGCGCACCAGCGAGTACCTCTCGCACCCGGTGTTCAACACGCATCACAGCGAGCACGGCATGCTGCGCTACCTGAAGAGCCTGGAGAACAAGGATTACAGCCTGACGCACGGCATGATCCCGCTGGGCAGCTGCACCATGAAACTGAACGCCACCACGGAAATGATTCCCGTGACGTGGCCCGAGTTCGGCCAGCTGCACCCCTTCGCACCCGCCGACCAGACCGAGGGCTACGCGGAGATGCTGGCGGAACTGGAGGCGTGGCTGGCGGACATCACCGGGTACGACGCTGTGAGCCTCCAGCCGAACAGCGGTGCACAGGGCGAGTACGCAGGCCTGCTGGTCATCCGCAAGTACCACGAGAGTCGCGGCGAGGCGCACCGCACCATCTGCCTGATTCCCGCATCCGCGCACGGCACGAACCCCGCCAGCGCCGCCATGATGGGCATGCAGGTCGTCGTCGTGAAGACCGACGCGGACGGCAACATCGACATGGACGACCTGAAAGCCCAGGCGGAGAAGCACAGCGAGAACCTGGGCGCGCTGATGATCACGTACCCCAGCACGCACGGCGTGTACGAGGAACGCGTGACCGAAGCGTGCGAACTGATCCACCAGCACGGCGGGCAGGTTTACCTGGACGGCGCGAACATGAACGCCCAGGTCGGCCTGACCAAACCCGGCCTCATCGGCAGCGACGTTTCTCACCTGAACCTGCACAAGACCTTCGCCATTCCCCACGGAGGCGGCGGCCCCGGCATGGGCCCCATCGGCGTCAAGGCTCACCTCGCCCCGTTCCTCCCGAACCACGCCGTGCGCCCCACCTCTGACAGCAGCACCGGGGCCGTCAGCGCCGCCCCGTACGGCAGCGCCAGCATCCTCCCCATCAGCTACCTGTACATCCGCCTGCTCGGCGCGCGCGGCCTGAAAGTCGCCACGCAGGTCGCCCTGCTGAACGCCAACTACATCGCCCACCACCTCAAAGGCGCGTTCCCCGTCCTGTACACCGGCCGCAACGACCGCGTCGCGCACGAGTGCATCATCGACCTGCGCCCCCTGAAGGCCGCCAGTGGCATCAGCGAGGAGGACGTCGCCAAGCGCCTCATGGACTACGGCTTCCACGCGCCCACCATGAGCTTCCCCGTGCCCGGCACGCTGATGATCGAACCGACCGAGAGTGAACCCAAAGCGGAACTCGACCGGTTCATCCAGGCCATGCTCGGCATTCGCCGCGAGATTCAGGACGTGCAGGACGACCTGATCACCGCCGCCGACAGCCCGCTGAAGCACGCGCCCCACACCCAGGCCGACCTGATCGACATGGACTGGAACCGCGCGTACAGCCGCGAAACCGCCGCCTACCCCACCAGCACGCAGAAACAATGGAAGTACTGGCCCAGCGTCAACCGCGTGGACAACGTCTACGGCGACAGAAACTTCGTGTGCAGCTGCCCACCTGTGGAGGACTGGGTCGAAGTCTAA